In the genome of Fervidobacterium gondwanense DSM 13020, one region contains:
- a CDS encoding FprA family A-type flavoprotein — protein sequence MEIVAKIVDGVYYVGVNDRDTHLFENIWPLTKGVSYNSYLVVDEKTALIDTVKVNKMKEYIEKIRQILNGKALDYLIINHMEPDHSGAIASIVHEFPDVKIVGNKKTFEFIKAMYHLEANFYEVKEGDEINLGSRTLKFYMTPMVHWPETMMTYDTKDKILFAGDAFGGFGSLDGGIFDDEVDVKYFENEIRRYYSNIVGKFGPMVQKALQKLNSIEVKVICSTHGPVWRTNPQHIVSAYDRWSKYEYEEGVVIAYGTMYGNTEKMADYIARVLAEEGVKNIRVMNTSTTHESFIINEIWRFKGIILGTCTYNNWIFPPMENLVINLAHKGLPNRVFGVFGTYGWSGGGVKGILEYIEKHKWKLVGEPVEVNFSPKEEDFEKLRKLAIEMAKAVKQ from the coding sequence ATGGAGATTGTTGCAAAGATTGTAGACGGTGTTTATTATGTCGGAGTGAATGATAGGGATACTCACCTTTTCGAGAATATCTGGCCACTAACAAAGGGGGTTTCTTATAACTCCTACCTGGTTGTTGATGAGAAAACAGCACTCATTGACACGGTTAAGGTTAACAAGATGAAGGAGTATATTGAAAAGATTAGGCAGATTTTAAATGGCAAGGCTCTGGATTATCTTATCATCAATCACATGGAACCTGATCACTCTGGAGCCATAGCTTCAATAGTTCACGAGTTTCCAGATGTTAAGATTGTTGGGAACAAGAAGACTTTTGAATTTATAAAAGCTATGTACCATCTTGAAGCAAATTTCTATGAAGTAAAAGAAGGCGACGAAATCAATCTTGGCAGCAGAACGCTCAAGTTCTACATGACCCCGATGGTCCACTGGCCCGAGACGATGATGACCTATGACACCAAAGATAAGATTCTCTTTGCGGGTGATGCTTTCGGTGGTTTTGGTTCGCTTGATGGTGGAATATTCGATGACGAGGTCGATGTCAAGTACTTCGAAAATGAAATTAGAAGGTACTATTCGAACATCGTTGGAAAGTTCGGCCCTATGGTACAAAAAGCTCTCCAAAAGTTGAATTCAATCGAAGTTAAAGTTATATGCTCAACACACGGTCCGGTTTGGAGAACAAATCCGCAACATATAGTCAGTGCATACGATAGGTGGAGCAAGTACGAGTATGAAGAGGGTGTAGTTATTGCGTACGGAACGATGTACGGTAACACAGAAAAGATGGCTGACTATATTGCAAGGGTGCTTGCCGAAGAGGGTGTAAAGAATATCCGTGTGATGAACACATCTACAACGCATGAAAGCTTTATAATCAACGAAATTTGGAGGTTCAAGGGCATAATCCTCGGTACTTGTACGTATAACAACTGGATATTCCCACCGATGGAAAATTTGGTGATAAACTTGGCTCATAAAGGCTTGCCGAACAGAGTTTTTGGCGTCTTTGGAACGTATGGCTGGAGTGGTGGAGGAGTGAAAGGTATTCTCGAATATATCGAAAAACACAAATGGAAACTTGTTGGCGAACCAGTGGAAGTCAACTTCTCACCGAAAGAGGAAGATTTTGAAAAGCTGAGAAAATTAGCGATTGAGATGGCGAAGGCAGTTAAACAATAA
- a CDS encoding diguanylate cyclase domain-containing protein, which translates to MPSLHKLLTGEWVDPITRLPNKEFAQMVLQELKENNELFYVMHLKLDFQVSNNDIWNFVMSRVSSVIKHSVRIPKDFVCKLDNNDFCIVLHGIQDAEVKKIADRIRDSLHYLLLTYGPEKIKIDCQIEITTVGGAQDGDRNTL; encoded by the coding sequence ATGCCAAGTCTGCATAAGTTACTCACCGGAGAATGGGTGGATCCAATCACGCGTTTGCCGAATAAAGAATTTGCACAAATGGTATTGCAGGAACTTAAGGAAAACAATGAACTCTTTTATGTTATGCACTTGAAACTTGATTTTCAAGTTTCCAATAACGATATCTGGAATTTTGTTATGTCAAGGGTGTCTTCAGTTATTAAGCATAGCGTGCGAATCCCAAAGGATTTTGTCTGCAAATTGGATAACAACGATTTCTGTATAGTTCTTCACGGTATTCAGGACGCTGAAGTTAAGAAGATTGCAGACAGAATAAGAGACTCTCTACACTATTTACTTCTAACTTACGGCCCAGAAAAGATAAAAATCGATTGTCAAATAGAAATTACAACTGTTGGAGGTGCACAGGATGGAGATAGGAACACGTTATGA
- a CDS encoding GGDEF domain-containing protein: MSGLEKTIVCIDENGRIIDVLTDDFKVFAGSKADTVLNVLDDGSRTKFLAFLVDLKESEVQVNWDMNFKVDDKIIEFLVSGKMLKNECIYLIILTRIVAELKKLYEDLSTINNEQINQFRRIIKEYAEKQNKIYLELIEEISKLNNELTNTQRELMKKTLELEELNKRLSELATKDALTGLYNRRVFNEIIEKEISRTRRFNQELTIIYMDINNFKIVNDTKGHSEGDKLLIEFGKILLSSTRYNVDYAFRFGGDEFLLLLVGSNEEDAVKVAERIQREVSKISDIVSVAYGIREIDISQEVNIDELLREADKLMYEHKRKMKAKQV; this comes from the coding sequence ATGTCTGGATTGGAGAAAACAATAGTTTGCATAGATGAAAATGGGAGAATAATCGACGTATTAACCGATGATTTTAAGGTGTTTGCAGGTTCTAAAGCAGATACTGTTCTTAATGTGCTGGATGATGGAAGCAGAACAAAATTCTTAGCTTTTCTCGTTGATCTCAAGGAAAGCGAAGTTCAAGTGAACTGGGACATGAATTTCAAGGTTGATGACAAAATAATTGAATTTCTCGTTTCTGGAAAAATGCTCAAGAACGAGTGTATATATCTTATTATATTGACACGGATAGTAGCAGAACTAAAGAAATTATACGAAGATTTGAGCACCATTAATAATGAGCAGATAAACCAATTTAGGAGAATAATAAAAGAATACGCAGAAAAACAGAACAAAATATATCTCGAACTTATTGAAGAAATTTCAAAGCTTAACAACGAACTTACGAATACTCAGCGAGAGCTAATGAAAAAAACGCTTGAGTTAGAAGAATTGAATAAAAGGTTATCAGAACTCGCCACAAAAGATGCTCTCACCGGATTGTACAACAGGCGAGTTTTCAACGAAATAATCGAAAAAGAAATATCGAGAACTCGAAGGTTCAATCAAGAGCTCACAATAATATACATGGACATCAACAACTTTAAGATTGTTAACGATACGAAGGGACATAGTGAAGGTGATAAGCTTCTAATTGAGTTCGGCAAGATACTGCTTTCTTCAACTCGTTACAACGTGGACTATGCATTTCGATTCGGTGGTGACGAATTTCTTTTGTTATTGGTAGGTTCAAATGAGGAAGATGCTGTGAAAGTTGCTGAAAGGATTCAGAGAGAAGTATCTAAGATAAGCGATATTGTGTCGGTTGCGTATGGAATAAGGGAGATTGATATTTCTCAAGAAGTGAACATTGATGAACTCCTTCGAGAAGCGGATAAGCTCATGTACGAACACAAAAGAAAAATGAAGGCAAAGCAAGTATAA
- a CDS encoding MFS transporter: protein MMSIMSIFSHFLLDFFVSFFNPLGPFLIQKFGIEVRLFTSFLALSAAMASLLQIFFGFLFDRIKQTKSLLFTMYIMEAIGIALIGFSTNFWMLVMSIFIIRIANSAFHPLGAAMAGEKSGRVVAFFSISGTLGAAFGPVFVSLYVSRFNLSALWIVSLPAIVLAILLLRVNLPERTVQRNKFQLKEALVLLPILFVVSVRSFAMSVVHAYTPLFVTNVRGYDLTVSGALITSGMIAGVVANYIGVILMERIGAKKQDLVAFIGMGLSIFLLLSSKNLPSIFASFVLFDFCGFLLMSANVVQAQKILPNRKALASSVAMGFAWSIGDFIATGYNSIFGNNIVLSLSLVVPVTLLAAIYFGIIQKFDTK from the coding sequence ATGATGAGCATAATGTCTATTTTTTCGCACTTCTTATTGGATTTCTTTGTTTCGTTTTTCAATCCACTTGGACCATTCTTGATTCAGAAATTCGGAATTGAGGTGAGGTTATTCACCTCTTTTTTAGCACTTTCAGCAGCCATGGCAAGTTTGCTTCAGATATTTTTTGGATTTCTATTTGATAGAATTAAGCAAACTAAGAGTTTGCTTTTTACGATGTACATAATGGAAGCTATTGGCATAGCATTGATAGGTTTTTCGACGAACTTTTGGATGCTTGTGATGTCCATATTTATAATCAGGATAGCGAACTCTGCGTTTCACCCGCTTGGTGCAGCGATGGCTGGTGAGAAAAGTGGAAGAGTTGTCGCTTTCTTCTCCATCTCCGGTACGCTCGGTGCCGCATTTGGTCCTGTCTTCGTTTCTCTTTATGTCAGTAGGTTCAACTTAAGTGCTTTATGGATAGTATCTTTACCGGCGATTGTACTTGCGATACTACTACTTAGAGTTAATCTGCCAGAGCGGACTGTACAAAGAAACAAATTTCAACTAAAAGAGGCACTCGTTCTATTACCAATTTTGTTTGTTGTTAGTGTCAGAAGTTTTGCAATGTCGGTTGTACATGCATACACCCCTCTTTTTGTTACGAACGTTCGAGGATATGATTTGACAGTCTCAGGTGCACTTATAACTTCTGGAATGATTGCTGGTGTTGTTGCTAACTACATTGGTGTTATATTGATGGAGAGAATAGGTGCGAAAAAACAAGACCTTGTTGCCTTCATTGGCATGGGTTTGTCTATCTTCTTGCTATTGTCATCAAAAAATTTACCTTCTATTTTTGCTTCTTTTGTCCTCTTTGATTTCTGCGGATTTCTTCTTATGTCTGCGAACGTTGTTCAGGCTCAAAAAATACTACCTAATAGGAAAGCCCTTGCTTCATCTGTTGCAATGGGATTTGCGTGGTCTATAGGTGATTTTATAGCGACTGGGTATAATTCCATTTTTGGAAATAACATAGTACTCTCCTTAAGCTTAGTCGTTCCTGTAACACTTCTTGCGGCGATTTATTTTGGCATTATCCAGAAATTCGACACGAAGTGA
- the rlmD gene encoding 23S rRNA (uracil(1939)-C(5))-methyltransferase RlmD: METSRENLQTVYIERYAYGGYGLGKLPGGKLVLVEGVYPGDLVEVEIMQEKSDVAFGRAENILERSPIRRPAKCKYFGTCGGCHMMDVVYEKQLELKSQIVKDQLRRIGKIEVEVKSAIGSDLEFGYRNKMEFAFYYAGKVELGLKMRNSNKVVDIDECPISPASFNKALENVAEIVEISKAKIYNPRSRTGTLKHLVMRYSHSNNQTMAIFVTKTEKFEEGKIIRSELLKRVPQINSIIHVMNSSDNVVLRGPYKTLYGSGVLEVEMDYEKFQIPPTAFFQNNYHVASKMIEYVTKSLELNGNEHVLDLYAGVGTFTMRLAMLSKYVTAVESSHISVKAGRANGNINNLRNVKFEEADVEEFISSFEGKADVVVLDPPRGGAGKKVCEEILRISPEKIVYISCDPSTLARDLAMLKEKYEILSVQPFDMFPQTYHVESVVLLKRIS, translated from the coding sequence ATGGAGACAAGCAGAGAGAATTTACAAACGGTATATATAGAACGATATGCGTACGGTGGCTACGGACTTGGTAAATTGCCGGGAGGTAAGCTCGTTCTTGTCGAAGGCGTGTATCCTGGGGACCTCGTAGAAGTTGAAATAATGCAAGAAAAGAGTGATGTGGCGTTTGGAAGAGCTGAGAATATTCTTGAAAGATCACCGATTAGAAGACCTGCAAAATGCAAGTATTTTGGTACATGTGGCGGTTGTCACATGATGGACGTAGTATATGAAAAACAGCTCGAGTTGAAGTCGCAGATAGTGAAAGACCAACTGAGAAGAATTGGAAAGATTGAAGTTGAAGTAAAAAGTGCTATCGGCAGTGACCTTGAATTCGGATACAGAAACAAGATGGAGTTTGCATTCTACTATGCAGGAAAGGTTGAACTTGGGCTTAAAATGAGAAACAGCAACAAGGTTGTAGATATCGATGAATGTCCGATTTCGCCCGCATCTTTTAATAAAGCATTGGAGAATGTAGCTGAGATAGTTGAAATCAGCAAAGCGAAGATATACAATCCGAGGTCGAGAACGGGCACACTTAAACACTTAGTTATGAGATACTCTCATTCAAACAATCAAACAATGGCGATATTTGTCACGAAAACGGAAAAGTTTGAAGAAGGCAAAATCATACGCTCAGAATTACTTAAAAGAGTTCCTCAGATTAATTCGATAATCCATGTTATGAATTCTTCTGACAACGTTGTTTTGCGCGGACCGTACAAGACGCTCTACGGTTCTGGCGTACTCGAAGTCGAAATGGATTACGAAAAGTTTCAAATTCCGCCAACAGCGTTTTTCCAAAACAACTATCATGTTGCTTCAAAGATGATTGAATACGTGACGAAAAGCCTTGAACTAAACGGAAACGAGCATGTGTTAGACTTATACGCTGGTGTTGGAACATTTACAATGCGACTTGCGATGCTTTCAAAATACGTTACAGCCGTCGAAAGTTCTCACATTTCTGTAAAAGCAGGCAGGGCAAATGGGAATATAAACAACCTGAGGAATGTAAAGTTTGAGGAGGCGGATGTAGAGGAGTTCATATCCTCTTTCGAAGGCAAGGCAGATGTTGTAGTCCTCGATCCGCCAAGAGGCGGTGCAGGCAAAAAGGTGTGCGAAGAGATACTTAGGATAAGTCCAGAAAAGATAGTGTACATTTCCTGTGACCCATCAACACTTGCAAGAGACCTTGCTATGCTGAAAGAGAAGTATGAAATACTCTCTGTTCAGCCTTTCGATATGTTCCCGCAGACTTACCATGTGGAAAGTGTTGTGTTGTTGAAAAGGATAAGTTAA
- a CDS encoding 2-hydroxyacid dehydrogenase, with amino-acid sequence MSTAKVFITYAILEKGINLLKEKFYVDVYDGEDFLTKSELIRRSKDADAIVTQLRDPVDNEFIESLQKAKIIANYAVGYNNIDVQAATQKGIFVTNTPGVLTEATADIAFALLLTVARRIVESDKFVREGKFTGWKPKLFLGYDLFGKTLGIIGMGRIGQAVARRALGFGMNVVYYNRRRLPVDIEEKYNARYVDLDTLIAISDYISIHTPFTKETYHLISEERIKRMKPNAIIINTARGPVIDEVALYQALKNGKIAGAGFDVYENEPLLTPGLEKLDNVVLLPHIGSATYETRDKMSEMVAINVIEALEGRIPPNLVPEQAAIYSRR; translated from the coding sequence GTGAGCACGGCTAAAGTATTCATAACCTATGCAATACTTGAAAAAGGCATAAACCTTCTGAAAGAAAAGTTTTATGTTGATGTCTATGACGGAGAAGACTTCTTGACCAAATCCGAGCTGATACGAAGATCCAAGGATGCTGATGCTATTGTCACACAGCTGAGAGACCCAGTCGATAATGAATTCATCGAATCACTTCAAAAGGCAAAAATCATCGCTAACTACGCTGTTGGATACAACAACATAGACGTTCAAGCTGCTACGCAGAAAGGTATTTTCGTCACCAACACTCCTGGAGTTCTTACTGAAGCGACTGCAGACATTGCATTCGCGCTATTGCTCACTGTTGCAAGAAGGATAGTCGAATCTGATAAGTTTGTAAGGGAAGGAAAATTCACTGGCTGGAAGCCAAAACTATTTCTCGGATACGACCTTTTCGGAAAGACCCTCGGTATTATAGGAATGGGAAGAATTGGTCAGGCAGTTGCACGAAGAGCTCTCGGATTCGGAATGAATGTAGTATATTATAACAGACGTCGATTGCCAGTGGATATAGAAGAAAAGTACAATGCCCGATATGTTGATTTAGATACTTTAATTGCCATCTCAGATTACATATCTATCCACACACCATTTACAAAGGAAACATATCACTTAATCAGCGAAGAGCGAATAAAAAGAATGAAGCCAAATGCAATTATAATTAACACTGCCCGGGGTCCCGTTATCGACGAGGTTGCGCTATACCAAGCTCTAAAAAACGGAAAAATAGCTGGTGCCGGTTTCGATGTGTACGAGAACGAACCATTGCTAACACCTGGTCTTGAGAAGCTTGACAACGTTGTTTTGTTACCTCACATCGGTTCTGCGACATATGAAACAAGAGACAAAATGTCTGAAATGGTGGCGATAAACGTAATTGAAGCTTTAGAAGGTCGAATTCCTCCAAACCTTGTTCCTGAGCAAGCGGCAATTTATTCGAGAAGATAG
- a CDS encoding amidohydrolase, which yields MKKLIKNGTIVSVTNGTFVGDILIENGKISQVAKHLECEDAEIIDATGKYVLPGFIDAHSHIGLYEEAVGSMQDGNEMTDPVTPDVRAIDAFNPYDIAIKHALNGGFTTVMIVPGSANVIGGQGAILKFKSNIVDYCILKAPAGLKMATGENPKRVYGEMKKMPSTRLGIAAVMRNYFMKVQDYMEKKRRAIEKDGVFLDRDPKMEVGELVLKGEIPARIHAHRAQDIATAVRIAKEFNFKLVIEHGTEAYKIADYLAENNVPVVVGPFGFRTKIETKDLTYDNVRILNEKGVLTAIMVDHPVHHLEFANMHAALAMKYGAKKEDILKMLTINPAKILGIDDKVGSIEPGKDADVVIWSDDPFLPHARVEKTFIEGNETHWWGENE from the coding sequence ATGAAAAAACTGATTAAGAACGGAACAATAGTAAGCGTAACAAATGGTACTTTCGTTGGGGATATTTTGATCGAAAACGGTAAGATATCTCAAGTTGCCAAGCATTTGGAATGCGAAGATGCGGAGATTATTGATGCCACAGGTAAGTACGTCCTTCCTGGCTTTATCGATGCTCACTCTCATATCGGCCTTTACGAAGAAGCTGTAGGATCCATGCAAGATGGAAACGAAATGACGGATCCAGTAACTCCAGATGTACGAGCAATAGATGCTTTCAATCCATACGATATTGCAATCAAACATGCTTTAAATGGTGGATTTACTACGGTCATGATTGTCCCTGGAAGTGCAAATGTAATTGGTGGACAAGGAGCTATTTTGAAATTCAAATCAAATATAGTTGATTACTGTATACTTAAAGCTCCAGCCGGCTTAAAGATGGCAACTGGAGAAAATCCAAAACGTGTCTACGGCGAGATGAAAAAGATGCCATCCACAAGGCTTGGAATAGCCGCAGTTATGAGAAATTACTTTATGAAAGTGCAAGATTACATGGAAAAGAAAAGACGAGCTATTGAAAAAGACGGCGTATTCCTTGATAGAGATCCAAAAATGGAAGTTGGAGAGCTTGTTTTGAAAGGTGAAATACCTGCTCGAATTCATGCTCATCGCGCTCAAGACATCGCAACTGCCGTTAGAATAGCAAAAGAATTCAATTTCAAGCTCGTTATCGAACATGGAACAGAGGCCTACAAGATCGCAGATTACCTTGCAGAAAACAATGTTCCAGTCGTAGTCGGACCATTTGGCTTTAGAACGAAGATTGAGACTAAAGACCTAACATACGACAACGTTAGAATATTGAACGAGAAAGGTGTACTAACAGCGATAATGGTAGATCATCCAGTTCATCATTTGGAATTCGCTAACATGCATGCGGCACTCGCGATGAAGTACGGTGCAAAGAAAGAAGATATTTTGAAGATGCTCACAATAAATCCCGCAAAAATACTTGGAATAGACGACAAGGTCGGTTCGATAGAACCTGGAAAAGACGCTGATGTTGTTATCTGGAGTGATGATCCGTTCCTGCCACACGCGAGAGTGGAAAAAACATTCATAGAAGGTAATGAAACACACTGGTGGGGTGAAAACGAGTGA
- a CDS encoding cobalamin B12-binding domain-containing protein — protein MESVKLDLNSAFEMSKRAFEELYKNEKHLFENLNDEKVELCRKDVYYHTSFLIQAINLDSKPLFEDYTKWVFELFKSLGISFESYVISLNYILSVINDTFGEGIAKVARKFLNDSIEFYKNEEKVIQNSNPLQDYKEQYKKLLLQGDRRSASKLIDELISKGVGVKEIYTYIFRESLYDIGLLWQTGKINVAQEHFFTAATQMIMTQLYPYIFTHLKNGHTIVGACASGELHEIGIRMVCDLLEMDGYNTHFLGASTPAQGVADYAYFKKAEAILLSVTLSINLESLRKTIEVLRADDRLKGLKIIVGGRPFTLDPELYAKVGADYSTTNVEELKRIIEQ, from the coding sequence ATGGAAAGTGTGAAGTTAGACCTTAATAGTGCATTCGAAATGTCGAAACGGGCGTTTGAAGAACTTTACAAAAATGAAAAGCATCTCTTTGAAAATCTAAACGACGAAAAGGTTGAGTTATGTAGAAAGGATGTGTACTATCACACATCCTTTCTCATTCAAGCGATAAACTTAGATTCAAAACCTCTATTCGAAGACTACACAAAATGGGTCTTCGAATTGTTCAAGAGTTTGGGAATATCTTTTGAAAGTTATGTTATAAGTTTGAACTACATTTTGTCTGTTATTAACGATACATTTGGAGAGGGTATTGCTAAGGTTGCGAGAAAGTTTCTAAACGATTCGATAGAATTTTACAAGAATGAAGAGAAAGTTATTCAAAACTCAAACCCACTTCAAGATTACAAGGAGCAATACAAAAAACTATTACTTCAAGGTGATAGAAGGAGCGCGAGTAAGCTTATAGATGAGCTAATAAGTAAGGGAGTTGGTGTTAAGGAAATTTACACTTACATTTTCAGAGAATCGCTCTATGATATTGGTCTTTTGTGGCAAACAGGGAAGATCAATGTTGCCCAAGAACATTTCTTCACTGCTGCAACACAGATGATAATGACGCAGCTGTATCCATATATATTCACTCATTTGAAAAATGGTCATACAATTGTAGGAGCTTGCGCAAGCGGTGAGTTGCACGAAATAGGTATTCGAATGGTCTGTGATCTTCTTGAAATGGATGGGTACAACACCCACTTTTTAGGTGCAAGTACTCCAGCACAGGGAGTTGCAGATTATGCTTATTTCAAAAAAGCCGAAGCTATCTTGCTCTCAGTTACTTTGAGTATAAATCTCGAAAGTTTGCGAAAGACTATAGAAGTTCTTAGAGCAGACGATAGGCTTAAGGGTTTGAAAATAATTGTCGGAGGAAGGCCCTTCACACTCGATCCGGAACTATATGCAAAAGTCGGTGCGGATTACTCTACAACAAATGTTGAAGAACTAAAAAGAATCATCGAGCAGTAA